Proteins co-encoded in one Arachis hypogaea cultivar Tifrunner chromosome 11, arahy.Tifrunner.gnm2.J5K5, whole genome shotgun sequence genomic window:
- the LOC112720843 gene encoding uncharacterized protein translates to MVKEEWRGLGKVQFTEKLKTLTIPLSRWHKEKFGDIDLKVQQLEDEIRKLDDLASDGVYDGTMEARRRALVSFCKCWYVRKEIHWKQMSRSRHAKYMDKNTRYFHNLTLARRRSNRIDALVISGRLVRNQARIKSTIRDFYKNLYRHEASPLVGIRDGLVNKIQEEEATDLERLPSADEIKEAIWDCESSKAPGCDGYNMNFIKKCWG, encoded by the coding sequence ATGGTGAAGGAGGAATGGAGGGGTTTAGGAAAAGTTCAATTTACTGAAAAGTTGAAGACTTTGACGATACCTTTGAGTAGATGGCACAAGGAGAAGTTTGGTGATATTGATTTGAAGGTACAGCAGTTGGAGGATGAAATCAGGAAGTTGGATGATTTGGCTAGTGATGGAGTTTATGATGGAACTATGGAGGCAAGAAGGAGGGCTCTAGTTAGCTTCTGTAAGTGTTGGTATGTCAGGAAGGAAAtccattggaagcagatgtcaaGGTCCCGACATGCTAAGTACATGGATAAGAACACTAGATATTTTCATAATTTAACCttagcaagaagaagaagtaatCGGATTGATGCGTTAGTGATAAGTGGCAGATTGGTGAGGAATCAAGCCAGGATTAAGAGTACAATAAGAGATTTTTATAAGAACTTGTATCGTCACGAAGCGTCACCTTTGGTAGGTATTCGGGATGGCCTAGTTAATAAGATACAGGAAGAGGAGGCTACAGACTTAGAGAGGTTGCCTTCGGCTGACGAAATAAAGGAAGCAATTTGGGATTGCGAGTCGTCTAAGGCCCCTGGCTGTGATGGCTACAatatgaacttcataaagaaGTGTTGGGGATAA